GAGGCATTGACGAAGGAACGCGGCGTAAAATCGTGTATCCCAACGATTTGATCAAATACTACAAAGTCTGGGATAAGAAACTGCTCAAGGTCTTCAACCGCATTCCCCACCTCGACCAGCCACTGCAGGAACTGCTCACCGAAGAGATGTGGAATGAAATCGTAGCCGTCTCCAAAGGGCACCAGGAGATGAAATCGATTTTGAACAACTATTACAACGACGAAAACAGAGTCGATGAGCGGAAACCTAAGAAGGAAAAGAACACCGCCGTTTAGTTTTCCCGTCTCCCGACCAGAGAATGATTGACACGATCCCGCTCATGCCCCAGACTTGAGGCATGAGCGATCTCCCCTTCATCCGCTGTCTGTGCTGTGAATCAACCGTTTTCGATCCCACCCGGGCTGCCTGCCCTGGCTGTGGACGCTGCCCGGTATGTGGCAGCAGGCGTTTCAAGACCGAAGTCAAAACCTGTCCGGACTGCGAATTACCGTACTGCGACTGTTGTGGCCGCTGCCCCCAATGTGCCGGCCTGAGATATTCCGAGATCATCACGCCTTGTGAGTGTGGTCACCCACAGGACGCTGAGAAATTGGCAGATCTGGTGCGTTATGAAGCAGCCGTGGGAGCAATCAGAAGGCCTACCCCCTGGTGGGGCTATTTCCTTGCTGTTTTAGCTCTGGCTCTGGCGGTGCTGCTGCTGATTTACGTCTGGAAAGGATAGTCCTTCAGCGCGGATCGTCCTGCTTCCGCAGCCGTTTTATTCATTTTCATCTTGAACTCTGGTTTTCCTGGCTGCTACGATAATCCTGTTCCTCGCATAAAGCGGGCCATCAAACCAGACAGGCTTCATCTCTGCAGCAGGATTTTTGCGGGTATACTGCCTGTAATGAAGACCTCCAGAATACTCTCTCAATTTCAACATACCAGGGCACATCGCATTTAACTATGGCGTCCCCCAATCTATTATACTCGTCCCCAAAACACCTGGAGACGCAATAGTAAACTTGGACACATGCTAAAAAGGAGTTCTGTGATGACTACTGAGAAACTGAATTTACCGGACAATTACCTGCTCTGGCTGGACAGTCTCGAAGCAGAAGCCTATGCCGAATTCGAAGAACGGGAGTGGGAAATTGCCAGCCGTGAAGAGCTTCAGGAACTGCTTGAGATCGACGACTTTGAGGTCGCGTATATCGATCAGGCAAACCTCTATGTCAAACTGATTCAGGATATCACCGGCGATTCACACACTATGGACGACGAGGGAAATCGGATCCCCTTCTCCCTGATCGGGACCTGGCTGACCATCGGCTACGACAACGAAGATCTGCTGTGTGTCGACCCGGCTGATAATTTTGCCGTCTGGGGCTTCTACCCTAACGAGGGTGGCGACGTCGAAAAACTCGCGAACAACCTGGATGAATTTCTGGAAGGCCTGGAACTGCTGGAGTAATTCATCGAAAGTAGCACGATATGTCACTCGCACATCGAAAACTGTTGAAAGATTTTCTCTCGGCTTTTCTGATTTGTCTGATTTTTTATGTCGGCGTCTATATTGTTCTGTCCTGTCTGGGTGGTTATTACTTTAACCAGTCGGGCAAAGTTCGCTACAGCAGTATCGGACTGGCGTTCTCCGACATTTCCACCTGGAACCCGAAAGACTGCCGGTTTCAGTATCGGTTCAAAAATATCCGTGGAGAATTCGTCAGCCGCGGCAATGAATTGGGTTATCTATTCGCCCCCCTGATCATGCTGGATCGCAGGTTCTTTCATCCCACAGAAGTTCTGATAGAATCGAAAAACCCCGAAGAAACCGACTGGTTCCCACTCTGATCTCATGACTGACGACAACCAGTAAAACCTGTCTTTGTACAAACTCAAATCACCATAATGGAAACAATCAAAGTAAGGAACAACCAGAATGCAAAGCATGGAAGCGTTCCGAAATCGCCAGGTGGAAACATTGCCAGAAGCGTTGAAGCGTCCGGTCATGTTTGGGGGAAATACCCACGGAGCCGTTTTGTGGTTCTACCTGCTTTTGCGGGATCTCTGCTGGATTGACGAGCGCGAGCACGATTGGGAGGTGTTCCTGGAGACCGATTTGCGTGGCAACCGCGGAGTGCTGGGACAATTCGAATATCAGCAGTTTCAAATTCCAGACTACATTGCTGAAGTAGCCTCAGTTTATGCGCAAGTAGGACACAAACTGGGATATTTTCAACCAGAACGAGTTCTGAATCCGGCAGAATGGAAAGATCTGCAATCCCTGCTCTCTGCTGATTTTTTTGAGCGCGACTGGACTCAGACGGAAATATACGATCGCCTGGGTCCCCCTTCCTGTGAGCATTTTAGTAGTGAAACTACGGTCACCTGCTATGCCCCGGAACCAGTTGCAGACTGGATCTTTTTTGATTTTTCGCGACGACTTCCCGACTCCAGCGACTGGTTCGAGACTCCGATTTTGAGGGATATTCGCAGAAAAGAAAACCGATTTGAATTCTTCCCCTTCGCAGACTGGTGTCTTAAACAAACAGAGAAGAGTTGATCCATGCGAAAACGCCTCCGCAAAAAGAAACATCTGGCTGAGTTCATCGAATGGGCTGTTGCCGTCACTGTGAACATGATTCCCGGCGCAGACTTTGACGCGTTTCTGGACGACTGGATCGAACAGGCTATCGAAGGTAATCATTGCTCGTTCGGTGGTTGCAGCATGCCAGAGCAGACCGAGGGGATCATTCAACTGGGAACAGCAGCAAAACAGCCCGAAAAACGTTTAGCACGCATCACTGACTGGCTTGAAGATCGCCCCGAGGTCTTGAATTTTCAGTTCAGCCCCCTCTTTGATGCCTGGAATGGTCCGTTCCTCGATTCTGATGGCCAGGAAAATAATTTTTAGATTCAGGCTTGACTAAAACAGACTGGTCTGTATATTTAAAGCATGAGCAAAACACAACGCCCCTCCAATGCCCGGAAACGCATCGTCGAGACAGCCGAGAAGCTGTTTTATTCAGAAGGCATCCGCGCCGTCGGCATTGATCGTGTGATCGCCGAAGCCGGGGTGGCTAAAATGACCTTATATAACCATTTTAAGTCCAAAGATGATCTGGTGGTCGAAGTCCTCAAATATCGGGAGGAACAGTTCGACCTGTATCTCAGACAACGCATGCTGGAACACCAGTCGCAGGGACTGAATCCTTTAAAAGCGTTTTTTGCTGCTTTAAAGGACTGGTTTGAGTGTGCTGACTACCGGGGCTGTTCGTTCCTCAACGCTCTGGCGGAACTGGCGGACTCCAACCCGACCGCAACAGATTTTTGTTCAGACCATAAACGACGTTTTAAGGAGCAGCTAACCGAAATCATCATCGAAACTGCTGGACCTCAGGCCGCATCCGTTGCTCCGGCAATCAGTGTCCTGGTCGAAGGTGCCATCGTCACCGCCGTCAGTGAAGGCAATGCCACCGCCGCCAGTATCGCCGAGGAAGCAGCTGAGATCCTGATTTCACAAACACAATAAATACATATTTCCCTTTTTTTGCCACATAC
The sequence above is a segment of the Gimesia algae genome. Coding sequences within it:
- a CDS encoding SMI1/KNR4 family protein, producing the protein MTTEKLNLPDNYLLWLDSLEAEAYAEFEEREWEIASREELQELLEIDDFEVAYIDQANLYVKLIQDITGDSHTMDDEGNRIPFSLIGTWLTIGYDNEDLLCVDPADNFAVWGFYPNEGGDVEKLANNLDEFLEGLELLE
- a CDS encoding 50S ribosome-binding protein YggL codes for the protein MRKRLRKKKHLAEFIEWAVAVTVNMIPGADFDAFLDDWIEQAIEGNHCSFGGCSMPEQTEGIIQLGTAAKQPEKRLARITDWLEDRPEVLNFQFSPLFDAWNGPFLDSDGQENNF
- a CDS encoding TetR/AcrR family transcriptional regulator; the protein is MSKTQRPSNARKRIVETAEKLFYSEGIRAVGIDRVIAEAGVAKMTLYNHFKSKDDLVVEVLKYREEQFDLYLRQRMLEHQSQGLNPLKAFFAALKDWFECADYRGCSFLNALAELADSNPTATDFCSDHKRRFKEQLTEIIIETAGPQAASVAPAISVLVEGAIVTAVSEGNATAASIAEEAAEILISQTQ